From Haliotis asinina isolate JCU_RB_2024 chromosome 8, JCU_Hal_asi_v2, whole genome shotgun sequence, a single genomic window includes:
- the LOC137294126 gene encoding uncharacterized protein, with the protein MELPKLILICPLLLYLEAFSVASPTDDVISTCTKLCQGQKVIDHCESLKRNYDKVKTVDHANIIFMCCLGYDLFHTGIDFNSYVFDDIDDLRQLVDMLKEVQNPDVANKYATCIRDCSMGGMKKWNVDEVKSCFNGSKTCPTYKCPA; encoded by the coding sequence ATCTGCCCCTTGCTGTTGTACCTGGAAGCGTTTTCTGTAGCATCCCCTACTGATGATGTGATCTCGACATGCACAAAGTTGTGCCAGGGACAGAAGGTAATCGACCACTGTGAAAGTTTAAAGAGAAACTATGACAAGGTAAAGACTGTGGACCATGCCAACATCATCTTCATGTGTTGTTTAGGGTACGATCTCTTTCATACCGGTATCGACTTCAATTCGTATGTATTTGACGACATTGATGATCTGAGACAGCTCGTTGACATGCTGAAGGAGGTACAAAACCCAGATGTGGCCAACAAGTATGCCACGTGTATCCGAGACTGCAGCATGGGCGGAATGAAGAAATGGAACGTGGATGAGGTCAAATCGTGTTTCAATGGTTCCAAGACGTGCCCTACTTACAAATGTCCTGCTTAG